One genomic segment of Bradyrhizobium prioriisuperbiae includes these proteins:
- a CDS encoding LLM class flavin-dependent oxidoreductase has protein sequence MDIGYFAMPSHPPECGLKEGHDWDLQVLRWLDELGFKEAWIGEHHTAPWEPHPAPDLLLAQAFLQTKNIRLGPGGFLLPYHHPAELANRVAMLDHLSGGRLNFGVAASGLPSDWAMFNVDGMSGQNRDMTREALEIILRLWSEDAPFTHTGKYWTVTKPDTMFDFLKPHLKPVQAPHPPIGVAGLSKNSDTLKLAGERGFIPMSLNLNPAYVSSHWDSVEAGAAKTGRKPNRQDWRLVREVCVAETDEEAWKLSVGDMMGRMMGEYFLPLLGHFGFKDYLKHAPDVPDSDVTVKYCAERNWIVGSPTTVADKIEKIYQEVGGFGTLLVFGFDYKHEPEAWHNSLRLLSQEVMPRLAHLKPDVVRAA, from the coding sequence ATGGACATTGGTTACTTCGCCATGCCTTCGCATCCACCCGAGTGCGGTTTGAAGGAAGGCCACGACTGGGATCTTCAAGTCCTTCGCTGGCTCGACGAGCTCGGCTTCAAGGAAGCCTGGATCGGTGAGCATCATACCGCACCATGGGAACCGCATCCGGCGCCCGACCTCCTGCTTGCCCAGGCTTTCCTGCAAACCAAGAACATCCGGCTCGGCCCAGGCGGCTTTCTGTTGCCCTATCACCACCCAGCCGAACTCGCGAACCGCGTGGCGATGCTCGACCATCTGTCCGGCGGCCGCCTGAATTTCGGCGTCGCCGCCAGCGGCCTTCCCAGCGACTGGGCGATGTTCAATGTCGACGGCATGTCCGGACAGAACCGGGACATGACCCGCGAGGCGCTGGAGATCATCCTGCGGCTGTGGTCCGAAGATGCGCCGTTCACCCACACCGGCAAGTACTGGACGGTGACCAAGCCGGATACGATGTTCGACTTCCTGAAGCCGCATCTCAAGCCGGTACAGGCGCCGCATCCGCCCATCGGCGTCGCCGGTCTCAGCAAGAACTCCGACACCCTGAAGCTTGCGGGCGAACGCGGCTTCATTCCGATGAGCCTGAACCTCAACCCGGCCTATGTCTCAAGTCACTGGGACTCTGTCGAGGCGGGTGCTGCGAAAACCGGACGCAAGCCGAACCGGCAGGACTGGCGGCTGGTGCGCGAAGTCTGCGTCGCCGAAACCGACGAAGAAGCCTGGAAACTTTCGGTCGGTGACATGATGGGCCGGATGATGGGCGAGTATTTCCTGCCGCTGCTCGGGCATTTCGGCTTCAAGGACTATCTCAAGCATGCACCGGATGTGCCCGACAGCGACGTGACGGTGAAGTACTGCGCAGAGCGCAACTGGATCGTCGGTTCACCTACGACCGTCGCCGACAAGATCGAGAAAATCTATCAGGAGGTCGGCGGTTTCGGCACGCTGCTGGTGTTCGGGTTCGACTACAAGCACGAGCCCGAGGCCTGGCACAACTCGCTGCGGCTGCTGAGTCAGGAAGTGATGCCGCGGCTGGCCCATCTCAAGCCGGATGTCGTACGGGCGGCCTAG
- a CDS encoding PAS domain-containing protein produces MSDRDRVLKLGVHIQSAMMIASRLNLGFLRQLLSMALLELIDSRPEFDEARADPVTNRKSFNSEKFTIVGSWDWDLVADRIYADAEVAELFGVSTLDAELGASIEAFLPRILPEDVARVTMLIDRARRTGGAYRATYRLALPNGDLKHILAVGRVVQDGEKRAIRFPGTVIELESGEGTSEHSASTLAPNEPEGLPGRPRWRIE; encoded by the coding sequence ATGTCCGATAGAGATCGTGTTCTTAAACTTGGTGTGCATATTCAATCGGCGATGATGATCGCTTCCCGGCTGAATCTTGGGTTCTTGAGGCAATTGTTGTCGATGGCCCTGCTGGAATTGATCGATTCGCGTCCTGAATTCGATGAGGCCCGGGCCGATCCGGTGACCAATCGAAAGAGCTTCAATTCCGAAAAGTTCACGATTGTGGGCTCCTGGGATTGGGATCTGGTCGCCGATCGCATTTATGCCGACGCCGAGGTGGCTGAGCTGTTCGGCGTGTCGACGCTTGACGCCGAACTCGGCGCGTCCATCGAGGCCTTCCTGCCCCGCATTCTGCCCGAGGACGTCGCCCGAGTGACGATGTTGATCGATCGGGCCAGGCGGACCGGCGGCGCGTATCGAGCGACGTACCGTCTGGCGTTGCCGAACGGGGACCTGAAGCACATTCTCGCCGTGGGGCGCGTCGTGCAGGATGGCGAAAAGCGAGCCATCCGCTTTCCTGGTACCGTCATCGAACTGGAAAGTGGCGAGGGGACATCCGAGCACAGCGCCAGTACGCTGGCCCCGAATGAACCCGAAGGCCTTCCGGGCAGGCCGCGCTGGCGAATCGAATAG
- a CDS encoding cytochrome P450 encodes MLHMFSDVRSFRRDPLGFLLQKGNAAPLGLERLHLGPSPVMLVTDPDLIRPILKAPEHLIGKGRLIKKLTPVFGRSSLMLHGDEHKRRRAVLHKHMARGNVERYLPQMCAEIRAVGARIATAGTFDPQKYTAALALRTICIAVFGTQVISGGDEQALVRAVGLIEDDLADDMFRALPIGPVGWLRRRRRRTFAKLAMSTVVQRLRECAMKTSALRDLEELGLSDQDLRDEILTLLLAGHHTTGTTAAWVLYHMAARPDLAEAIAEEARRCSDPNGELRIEEVKRADISLNLVREVCRLYPGAWWFSREVLAPTQIGGRDLARGTSLLICPWQMQRDPRFWERPDEFDVNRRYFGDAYIPFGAGPRACAGMGVAMLELQLLALEMAAAYRFVGVAPNPAPWPKASVTLIPPPMAIRIEVRQGIAKEKTAA; translated from the coding sequence ATGCTGCATATGTTTTCGGACGTGCGCTCATTTCGGCGTGATCCGCTCGGATTTCTGCTTCAGAAAGGCAATGCCGCCCCGCTGGGACTGGAACGGCTGCATCTTGGGCCGAGCCCGGTCATGCTGGTGACTGATCCGGATCTGATCAGGCCGATCCTCAAGGCGCCGGAGCATCTCATCGGCAAAGGCCGCCTGATCAAGAAACTGACGCCTGTGTTCGGCCGCAGCTCGCTGATGCTGCATGGCGACGAGCACAAGCGGCGGCGGGCTGTTCTGCACAAGCACATGGCGCGCGGCAATGTGGAGCGATACCTGCCGCAGATGTGCGCGGAAATTCGAGCGGTGGGGGCCCGGATCGCAACCGCAGGTACGTTCGATCCGCAGAAATATACCGCGGCGCTGGCATTGCGCACCATTTGCATCGCCGTTTTCGGCACGCAAGTGATCTCGGGCGGTGATGAGCAGGCGCTGGTCAGGGCCGTTGGGTTGATCGAAGACGACTTGGCGGACGATATGTTTCGTGCGCTGCCGATCGGGCCGGTCGGATGGCTGCGCCGCCGCCGGCGACGGACGTTCGCCAAGCTTGCAATGTCGACGGTGGTACAACGTTTACGCGAGTGCGCCATGAAAACCAGCGCGCTGCGCGATCTCGAAGAGCTTGGCCTGTCCGACCAGGATCTGCGGGACGAAATTCTGACCTTGCTGCTTGCGGGCCATCATACGACGGGGACGACGGCGGCCTGGGTCTTGTACCACATGGCGGCTCGCCCCGACTTGGCGGAGGCGATCGCGGAAGAGGCTCGCCGGTGCAGCGATCCCAATGGCGAACTGCGGATCGAAGAGGTCAAGCGGGCGGATATCAGCCTCAATCTGGTTCGCGAGGTTTGCCGGCTCTATCCCGGGGCTTGGTGGTTTTCGCGCGAGGTGCTGGCGCCGACGCAAATCGGCGGTCGGGATCTTGCCAGAGGAACTTCGTTGCTGATTTGTCCATGGCAGATGCAGCGCGACCCTCGCTTCTGGGAACGTCCCGACGAGTTCGACGTCAACCGACGATACTTCGGCGACGCCTATATCCCGTTCGGTGCCGGCCCGCGGGCCTGCGCCGGGATGGGGGTCGCGATGCTGGAGCTCCAGCTGCTGGCGCTCGAAATGGCCGCAGCCTATCGTTTCGTTGGCGTCGCTCCCAACCCGGCCCCATGGCCCAAGGCCTCGGTGACGCTTATTCCACCTCCCATGGCGATCCGGATCGAGGTAAGACAGGGAATAGCCAAAGAGAAAACTGCGGCTTGA